Proteins from a genomic interval of Ramlibacter algicola:
- a CDS encoding tripartite tricarboxylate transporter permease: MDIFNALLHGFAVAITPANLLWALIGCILGTAVGVLPGIGPAVAVAMLLPITAKVDITSSMIFFAGIYYGAMYGGSTTSILLNTPGETASMVTAMEGNRMAKSGRAGAALATAAIGSFVAGTIATIIVTLFAPFVADFAVKLGPPEYFLLMVLAFTTVSAVLGQSTLRGMTSLFIGLAVGLVGLDQISGQARYTLGVPELLDGIEIVLVAVGLFAVAEVLYAALYEGRSVETQNAMSRVTMTARDWKRSIPAWLRGTAIGTPFGCIPAGGTEIPTFLSYAVEKKLAKGEDQAEFGGKGAIEGVAGPEAANNATVTAAMIPLLTLGLPTSNTTAILLGAFQNYGIQPGPQLFTTSAALVWALIASLYIGNVMLLVLNLPLVKVWVQLLKIPKPQLYAGILIFATVGAYGMRQSAFDLVLLWGIGLVGVVMRRFDFPTAPVVVGMILGPLAEAQLRNAVSIGEGSGMVFLQRPMSISLLAVIVAVLVLPRVARHFSASRAHAAA, translated from the coding sequence CTGGACATCTTCAATGCACTGTTGCACGGCTTCGCCGTCGCCATCACGCCCGCCAACCTGCTGTGGGCGCTGATCGGCTGCATCCTGGGCACCGCCGTCGGCGTGCTGCCCGGCATCGGCCCCGCCGTGGCGGTCGCGATGCTGCTGCCGATCACCGCCAAGGTCGACATCACCTCCTCGATGATCTTCTTCGCCGGCATCTACTACGGCGCGATGTATGGCGGCTCGACCACCTCGATCCTGCTGAACACGCCGGGCGAGACCGCGTCGATGGTCACCGCGATGGAAGGCAACCGCATGGCCAAGAGCGGGCGCGCCGGCGCTGCACTGGCGACGGCGGCGATCGGGTCCTTCGTCGCCGGCACGATCGCCACGATCATCGTCACCCTGTTCGCGCCCTTCGTCGCCGACTTCGCGGTGAAGCTCGGGCCGCCCGAATATTTCCTGCTGATGGTGCTGGCGTTCACCACCGTGAGCGCGGTGCTGGGCCAGAGCACGCTGCGCGGCATGACGTCGCTGTTCATCGGCCTCGCCGTGGGCCTCGTGGGCCTCGACCAGATCTCCGGCCAGGCGCGCTACACGCTGGGCGTGCCCGAGCTGCTCGACGGCATCGAGATCGTGCTGGTGGCCGTGGGCCTGTTCGCGGTCGCCGAGGTGCTGTACGCCGCGCTTTACGAAGGCCGCAGCGTCGAGACGCAGAACGCGATGAGCCGCGTGACGATGACGGCGCGCGACTGGAAGCGCTCCATCCCCGCCTGGCTGCGCGGCACGGCCATCGGCACGCCCTTCGGTTGCATCCCCGCCGGTGGCACCGAGATCCCGACGTTCCTCAGCTACGCGGTCGAGAAGAAGCTGGCCAAGGGCGAGGACCAGGCCGAGTTCGGCGGCAAGGGCGCGATCGAAGGCGTCGCGGGTCCCGAGGCCGCGAACAACGCGACGGTCACCGCCGCCATGATCCCGCTGCTCACGCTGGGGCTGCCGACGTCCAACACCACGGCCATCCTGCTGGGCGCGTTCCAGAACTACGGCATCCAGCCCGGACCGCAGCTGTTCACCACGTCCGCCGCGCTCGTGTGGGCACTGATCGCTTCGCTGTACATCGGCAACGTGATGCTGCTGGTCCTCAACCTGCCGCTGGTGAAGGTGTGGGTGCAGCTGCTGAAGATCCCCAAGCCGCAGCTGTACGCCGGCATCCTGATCTTCGCCACCGTCGGTGCGTACGGCATGCGCCAGAGCGCGTTCGACCTCGTGCTGCTGTGGGGCATCGGCCTGGTGGGCGTGGTGATGCGCCGCTTCGACTTCCCGACCGCGCCGGTGGTGGTCGGCATGATCCTCGGCCCGCTCGCCGAAGCGCAACTGCGCAATGCGGTGTCGATCGGGGAGGGCAGCGGCATGGTGTTCCTGCAGCGGCCGATGTCGATTTCGCTGCTGGCCGTCATCGTGGCCGTGCTCGTGCTGCCACGCGTCGCCCGGCACTTCAGCGCCAGCCGCGCGCACGCCGCCGCCTGA
- a CDS encoding sigma-54 interaction domain-containing protein, which translates to MPRDDSLPRDGQRILELAARSMFDLFANASEGMLLVDREGTVVWINEQYKRFLPALGYPRVEDFVGHPVAEVVHNTQMDRVIRTGKPILIDLLSNKAGTFVVSRIPLRDEAGQVLGALGIVLFDHPETTLQPLIQKFAHLQRDLDDARRELASQRRTKYTLASFIGSSPAAVEVKRQARRAALSSSPVLLLGETGTGKELLAHAIHAASPRAAGPLVSINIAAVPDTLLEAEFFGVAPGAFTGADRKGRDGKFKLADGGTLFLDEIGDMPPSLQPKLLRALQEGEIEPLGSNRVVPFDARVIVATSRDLGQLVREGKFREDLYYRLNVLPIRVPALRERREDIPALVEVLGEDMALRNGVPPPELTPEAMALLSAQAWRGNIRELRNVLEQAAMRSDSHRIAASHLEDVLRDAGVQRIAPDATQRAAFPRGERLRPLAEQVAEVERAAIEAAMTATGGNKLAAAKLLGISRAKLYERLGDVQAA; encoded by the coding sequence ATGCCGCGCGACGACAGCCTGCCCCGCGACGGCCAGCGCATCCTGGAGCTGGCCGCCCGTTCGATGTTCGACCTGTTCGCCAACGCCAGCGAGGGCATGCTGCTGGTGGACCGCGAAGGCACCGTGGTCTGGATCAACGAGCAGTACAAGCGCTTCCTGCCCGCGCTGGGCTACCCGCGCGTCGAAGACTTCGTCGGCCATCCGGTGGCCGAGGTCGTGCACAACACGCAGATGGACCGCGTGATCCGCACCGGCAAGCCGATCCTGATCGACCTGCTGTCCAACAAGGCGGGCACCTTCGTGGTCAGCCGCATCCCGCTGCGCGACGAGGCCGGGCAGGTGCTGGGCGCGCTGGGCATCGTGCTGTTCGACCATCCCGAGACCACGCTGCAGCCGCTGATCCAGAAGTTCGCGCACCTGCAGCGCGACCTCGACGATGCGCGCCGCGAACTCGCCAGCCAGCGCCGCACCAAGTACACGCTCGCCAGCTTCATCGGCTCCAGTCCGGCGGCGGTGGAAGTCAAGCGCCAGGCGCGGCGAGCCGCGCTGTCGTCCAGCCCGGTGCTGCTGCTGGGCGAAACGGGCACCGGCAAGGAACTGCTCGCGCATGCGATCCACGCCGCTTCGCCGCGCGCGGCCGGCCCGCTGGTCAGCATCAACATCGCCGCCGTGCCCGACACGCTGCTCGAGGCCGAGTTCTTCGGCGTCGCGCCGGGCGCGTTCACGGGCGCGGACCGCAAGGGCCGCGACGGCAAGTTCAAGCTCGCCGACGGCGGCACGCTGTTCCTGGACGAGATCGGCGACATGCCGCCGTCCCTGCAACCCAAGCTGCTGCGCGCGCTGCAGGAAGGCGAAATCGAGCCGCTCGGCTCCAACCGCGTGGTGCCGTTTGATGCACGCGTGATCGTGGCCACCTCGCGCGACCTCGGCCAGCTGGTGCGCGAGGGCAAGTTCCGCGAAGACCTGTACTACCGCCTGAACGTGCTGCCGATCCGCGTGCCGGCGCTGCGCGAGCGGCGCGAGGACATCCCCGCGCTGGTCGAGGTGCTGGGCGAGGACATGGCGCTGCGCAACGGCGTGCCGCCGCCCGAACTCACGCCCGAGGCAATGGCGCTTCTGTCGGCACAGGCCTGGCGCGGCAACATCCGCGAACTGCGCAACGTGCTCGAACAGGCCGCGATGCGCAGCGACAGCCATCGCATCGCCGCGTCGCACCTGGAGGACGTGCTGCGCGACGCCGGCGTGCAACGCATCGCGCCGGATGCGACCCAGCGTGCGGCGTTCCCCCGCGGGGAGCGATTGCGTCCGCTGGCGGAGCAGGTCGCCGAGGTCGAGCGCGCCGCGATCGAGGCCGCGATGACCGCGACGGGGGGCAACAAGCTCGCGGCGGCGAAGCTCCTGGGCATCTCGCGCGCGAAGCTGTACGAACGCCTGGGCGACGTGCAAGCTGCCTGA
- a CDS encoding RNA-binding S4 domain-containing protein yields the protein MDRLRIDKWLWSARFYKTRSLAAEEIDKGRVQVNGQEAKPAREVKVGDTVSMRRDSVSRTVVVRGISNVRGPAPVAQQLYEETAESLAGREKAAEQRRLAREPALSIEHGRPTKRGRRDLEAAQRGWGDRWSASLDDDKG from the coding sequence ATGGACCGATTGCGAATCGACAAGTGGCTCTGGAGCGCGCGCTTCTACAAGACGCGCTCGCTGGCGGCGGAGGAGATCGACAAGGGCCGCGTGCAGGTCAATGGCCAGGAGGCCAAGCCCGCGCGCGAAGTGAAGGTCGGCGACACGGTGTCGATGCGGCGCGACTCGGTCTCGCGCACGGTGGTCGTCCGCGGCATCTCCAACGTGCGCGGCCCGGCGCCCGTGGCCCAGCAGCTGTACGAGGAGACGGCCGAGAGCCTGGCCGGGCGCGAGAAGGCCGCCGAGCAGCGGCGGCTGGCGCGCGAACCAGCGCTGTCGATCGAGCATGGCCGACCGACCAAGCGCGGGCGACGCGATCTCGAGGCCGCCCAGCGCGGCTGGGGCGATCGCTGGAGCGCATCGCTCGACGACGACAAGGGCTGA
- a CDS encoding response regulator transcription factor encodes MRLLLVEDDPSLRATLERTLGRRGLVVDACADGEQALARWKAAPPDVLVLDLSLPRLDGLDVLQAGRAAGLATPVLLLTARGTVGDRVLGLNAGADDYLPKPFDLDELEARVRALGRRRATPAGESAADPVLGTLRVDRASGAAYDGTRVLELTPRELALLQALMARPGQAVTKERLFELVFPGERDVQYEAIEVVVYRLRKKLAGTGTTLMTLRGLGYLIKAA; translated from the coding sequence ATGCGCCTGCTGCTCGTCGAGGACGATCCTTCCCTGCGCGCGACGCTCGAGCGCACGCTCGGCCGGCGCGGGCTGGTGGTGGACGCCTGCGCCGACGGCGAGCAGGCCCTCGCGCGATGGAAGGCCGCGCCGCCGGATGTGCTCGTGCTGGATCTCAGCCTGCCGCGCCTCGATGGGCTCGACGTGCTGCAGGCCGGCCGCGCCGCGGGGCTCGCCACCCCCGTCCTCCTGCTCACCGCGCGCGGAACCGTCGGCGACCGCGTGCTGGGCCTCAATGCAGGCGCGGACGACTACCTGCCCAAGCCCTTCGACCTCGACGAGCTCGAGGCGCGGGTGCGTGCGCTGGGGCGCCGCCGCGCCACGCCGGCCGGCGAGTCGGCTGCCGACCCCGTGCTTGGCACCCTGCGCGTCGATCGCGCGAGCGGCGCGGCGTACGACGGCACCCGCGTGCTCGAGCTGACGCCGCGCGAACTCGCGCTGCTGCAGGCGCTCATGGCGCGCCCGGGACAGGCGGTGACCAAGGAGCGCCTGTTCGAGCTGGTGTTCCCGGGCGAGCGCGACGTGCAGTACGAGGCGATCGAGGTGGTCGTCTACCGGCTGCGCAAGAAGCTCGCCGGCACCGGCACGACGCTGATGACGCTGCGTGGCCTGGGCTACCTGATCAAGGCCGCATGA
- a CDS encoding tripartite tricarboxylate transporter TctB family protein: protein MAESAPVSPRTPQTIVGTGIVLVGLALGVGALSIPSAAGYGGVGPNFLPWLVAGVLALCGVLIVREALTGGFRNMEPPSGAHAAWWPGLVWVTAGMLANAALITTIGFILSCALCYLLAVQGLRRAGGQAAGSPRILAIDVGSGIAIAAPVYWMFTQLLAINLPGLTGTGWI, encoded by the coding sequence ATGGCCGAGTCCGCCCCCGTTTCGCCCCGCACGCCGCAAACCATCGTCGGCACCGGCATCGTGCTCGTCGGCCTCGCCCTCGGCGTCGGCGCGCTGTCGATCCCCTCGGCCGCGGGCTACGGCGGCGTGGGGCCCAACTTCCTGCCCTGGCTGGTGGCCGGCGTGCTCGCGTTGTGCGGCGTGCTGATCGTGCGCGAGGCACTCACGGGCGGCTTCCGCAACATGGAGCCGCCGTCCGGCGCCCACGCGGCGTGGTGGCCCGGCCTCGTGTGGGTCACGGCGGGCATGCTCGCCAACGCGGCGCTGATCACCACCATCGGCTTCATCCTCAGCTGCGCGCTGTGCTACCTGCTGGCGGTGCAGGGGCTGCGCCGTGCGGGCGGGCAGGCCGCCGGGTCGCCGCGCATCCTCGCCATCGACGTGGGAAGCGGCATCGCGATCGCAGCCCCCGTGTACTGGATGTTCACGCAACTGCTGGCCATCAACCTGCCGGGGCTCACCGGCACCGGCTGGATCTGA
- a CDS encoding aspartate kinase, producing MALIVHKYGGTSMGSTERIRNVAKRVAKWARAGHQMVVVPSAMSGETNRLLGLAKELAPPKQSDAYLRELDMLASTGEQVSVGLLSIALQAEGLEAVSYAGWQVPILTNSAYTKARIESIDDARVRKDLAAGKVVVITGFQGIDDDGHITTLGRGGSDTSAVAVAAALKAAECLIYTDVDGVYTTDPRVVPEARRLHTVSFEEMLEMASMGSKVLQIRSVEFAGKYRVPLRVLSSFTPWDIPIDEEARSGTLITFEEDEQMEQAVVSGIAFNRDEAKVSILGVPDKPGIAYNILGAVAEANIEVDVIIQNISKDGKTDFSFTVHRNDYARTVDLLKSKVAPALGTDRIEGDTRICKVSIVGIGMRSHVGIAAKMFRALSEEGINIQMISTSEIKTSVVIDEKYMELAVRALHRAFDLDQGGAAK from the coding sequence ATGGCATTGATCGTTCACAAGTACGGCGGCACGTCGATGGGCTCGACCGAGCGCATCCGCAACGTCGCGAAGCGTGTCGCCAAGTGGGCGCGCGCCGGCCACCAGATGGTGGTGGTGCCCAGCGCGATGAGCGGCGAGACGAACCGCCTCCTCGGCCTGGCCAAGGAACTCGCGCCACCGAAGCAGTCCGATGCGTACCTGCGCGAGCTGGACATGCTCGCGTCCACCGGCGAGCAGGTGTCCGTCGGCCTGCTGTCGATCGCGCTGCAGGCCGAGGGCCTGGAGGCGGTGAGCTATGCGGGCTGGCAGGTGCCGATCCTGACCAACAGCGCGTACACCAAGGCCCGCATCGAATCGATCGACGACGCGCGCGTGCGCAAGGACCTGGCCGCCGGCAAGGTGGTGGTCATCACCGGCTTCCAGGGCATCGATGACGACGGCCACATCACGACCTTGGGCCGCGGCGGCAGCGACACGTCGGCCGTCGCCGTGGCCGCGGCGCTGAAGGCCGCCGAGTGCCTGATCTACACGGACGTCGACGGCGTCTACACGACCGACCCGCGCGTCGTGCCCGAGGCGCGGCGCCTGCACACGGTGAGCTTCGAGGAGATGCTGGAGATGGCGTCCATGGGCTCCAAGGTGCTGCAGATCCGCAGCGTGGAGTTCGCCGGCAAGTACCGCGTGCCGCTGCGGGTGCTGTCCAGCTTCACCCCCTGGGACATCCCGATCGACGAGGAAGCCAGGTCCGGCACGTTGATCACATTCGAGGAAGACGAACAGATGGAACAAGCCGTCGTTTCCGGCATCGCCTTCAACCGTGACGAGGCGAAGGTGTCGATCCTGGGCGTGCCCGACAAGCCCGGCATCGCGTACAACATCCTGGGCGCGGTGGCGGAGGCCAACATCGAGGTCGACGTCATCATCCAGAACATCTCGAAGGACGGGAAGACCGACTTCAGCTTCACCGTGCACCGCAACGACTACGCGCGCACCGTGGACCTGCTCAAGTCGAAGGTCGCTCCCGCGCTGGGCACCGACCGCATCGAGGGCGACACGCGCATCTGCAAGGTGTCCATCGTCGGCATCGGCATGCGCAGCCACGTCGGCATCGCCGCCAAGATGTTCCGCGCGCTGAGCGAGGAGGGCATCAACATCCAGATGATCTCCACCAGCGAGATCAAGACCTCGGTCGTCATCGACGAGAAGTACATGGAGCTCGCCGTCCGCGCGCTGCACCGCGCCTTCGACCTGGACCAGGGCGGCGCCGCGAAGTGA
- a CDS encoding TonB family protein, with the protein MSQDVGGLSAWKVCFGAGVLALHAMSAHAQPAGAADGAPSEAARRQALSPFRMILQSADAPRRAVPAPKRAAPEPSPAPAVVGAPAPSLAPVAVTAPPPAPAPVQAAVAPSPAPSEPPKAEQVSVAKPSAPPAPKAPEPPPPIELVPIQQDAPILSAALRREQPQGKVMVAFSVKPDGTTGDVQVVQTSDRRLNSASVHAVSNWRFKPIREAQPVEVELVYGDDDQ; encoded by the coding sequence ATGAGCCAAGACGTGGGCGGCTTGTCCGCCTGGAAGGTCTGCTTCGGCGCCGGCGTGCTGGCGCTCCATGCGATGTCGGCGCACGCGCAACCGGCGGGCGCCGCCGACGGCGCACCCAGCGAGGCGGCGCGCCGGCAGGCCCTGAGTCCCTTCCGGATGATCCTGCAGAGCGCCGACGCACCGCGGCGCGCCGTGCCCGCGCCCAAGCGCGCCGCACCGGAACCGTCACCGGCGCCGGCGGTGGTCGGGGCTCCTGCACCCTCTTTGGCCCCGGTGGCCGTCACGGCGCCGCCGCCGGCGCCCGCGCCCGTGCAAGCCGCGGTCGCACCCTCACCCGCGCCGTCGGAGCCACCGAAGGCGGAACAGGTCAGCGTGGCCAAGCCCAGCGCACCGCCCGCGCCGAAGGCACCCGAGCCGCCGCCGCCGATCGAGCTGGTGCCGATCCAGCAGGACGCGCCGATCCTGAGCGCGGCGCTGCGCCGCGAGCAGCCGCAGGGCAAGGTGATGGTGGCGTTCTCGGTGAAGCCCGACGGCACGACGGGCGACGTGCAGGTCGTGCAGACGAGCGACCGGCGCCTCAACTCCGCGTCGGTGCACGCGGTGTCGAACTGGCGCTTCAAGCCAATCCGCGAGGCGCAGCCGGTAGAAGTGGAACTGGTCTACGGCGACGACGACCAGTGA
- the tilS gene encoding tRNA lysidine(34) synthetase TilS produces the protein MSTPPRLLSACAPARPLGVALSGGADSVAMLVTAARLWPGEVHALHVNHGLQAAASTFERHCTETCASLGIPLHVARPDATGEAGDSPEDAARRARYAALAQLARNAGLRCVLLAQHADDQVETLLLALSRGAGLPGLAAMPARFERHGAVFLRPWLDLSGAEIRAWLRDEGVAHVEDPTNADTRFTRNRIRHEVLPALERAFPQWRVTFARSARHAAQAQALLDEMASADLATMEGAPVIDTLRGWPRARQANVLRHWLRSVHGATPSAAQLEELLDQVHACTTRGHRLHLRVANGFVQRAGARLAWTPSV, from the coding sequence ATGTCGACTCCGCCGCGCCTCCTGTCGGCCTGTGCTCCGGCGCGGCCTCTCGGCGTCGCGCTGAGTGGGGGTGCCGACTCGGTCGCGATGCTCGTCACGGCCGCGCGCCTGTGGCCCGGCGAAGTGCACGCGCTGCACGTGAACCACGGCCTGCAGGCGGCGGCATCCACGTTCGAGCGGCATTGCACGGAGACCTGCGCTTCACTGGGCATCCCGCTGCACGTCGCGCGGCCGGATGCGACGGGCGAAGCGGGGGACAGTCCCGAAGACGCGGCACGTCGCGCGCGGTACGCGGCGCTGGCGCAGCTCGCACGCAATGCGGGCCTGCGCTGCGTGCTGCTCGCGCAGCATGCCGACGACCAGGTCGAGACCTTGCTGCTCGCGCTGTCGCGCGGTGCGGGGTTGCCGGGCCTCGCGGCGATGCCCGCGCGTTTCGAGCGCCACGGCGCCGTGTTCCTGCGTCCCTGGCTGGACCTGTCCGGCGCCGAGATCCGCGCGTGGCTGCGCGACGAGGGAGTCGCGCACGTCGAGGACCCGACGAACGCCGACACGCGCTTCACGCGCAACCGCATCCGCCACGAGGTGCTGCCCGCGCTGGAGCGTGCGTTCCCGCAGTGGCGCGTGACGTTCGCGCGCTCGGCCCGTCACGCCGCGCAGGCGCAGGCACTGCTCGACGAGATGGCCAGCGCCGATCTCGCCACGATGGAAGGCGCGCCCGTCATCGACACGCTGCGCGGCTGGCCACGCGCGCGCCAGGCCAACGTGCTGCGCCACTGGCTGCGCAGCGTGCATGGGGCGACGCCGAGCGCCGCGCAACTCGAGGAACTGCTCGACCAGGTACACGCGTGCACGACGCGCGGCCATCGCCTGCACCTGCGCGTGGCCAACGGCTTCGTGCAGCGCGCGGGCGCGCGGCTCGCGTGGACCCCCTCGGTATAA
- a CDS encoding sensor histidine kinase — protein sequence MKAVSLRRYLLLGILGPVVALIAVNGIGLYGTALRALNTAYDRTLLASAKEIGEQLDVEGYDRDARLRATVPYAALDTYESDNATKMFYRVSSLHGELVSGFGDLPFWRGEIPARPPYAALVDFYDDRFRGADVRVAVLLQPVASQRGLGMAVVQVAETLELRRAAARRILFDTLWRQALLVAVIALVVVFVVQRATRPVRGLSAQLRDRPEGDLTPIEAAGAPRELAPLVDATNAVMARLDQLLEHQKRFVRDAAHQLRTPLAVLKAQVQSAQRGDVPPAEAMAEIHATVDRATLLANQMLSLAKVEQLRQQSSAEVHDFADVVRSVAVDVSPLVAERDLDFELDAQPAPVRAHEWMLAELARNLLHNAVRHGPRGGRLAVRLVADGRWCALTVSDEGPGISAALRERLFQPFATADVRSGSGLGLAICREIVAALGGSIELTNRESGGHVAGLDATARLPLAQ from the coding sequence ATGAAGGCCGTGTCGCTGCGGCGCTACCTGCTGCTGGGCATCCTCGGCCCGGTGGTCGCGCTCATCGCCGTCAACGGCATCGGCCTCTACGGCACCGCGCTGCGGGCGCTGAACACGGCGTACGACCGCACGCTGCTCGCGTCCGCCAAGGAGATCGGCGAGCAGCTCGACGTCGAGGGCTACGACCGCGACGCGCGCCTGCGTGCCACCGTGCCGTACGCGGCGCTGGACACGTACGAGTCCGACAACGCCACGAAGATGTTCTACCGCGTCTCCTCGTTGCACGGCGAGCTGGTGTCGGGCTTCGGCGACCTGCCCTTCTGGCGCGGCGAGATCCCGGCGCGGCCGCCCTATGCGGCGCTGGTCGACTTCTACGACGACCGCTTCCGCGGTGCCGACGTGCGCGTCGCGGTGCTGTTGCAGCCCGTGGCCAGCCAGCGCGGTCTCGGCATGGCCGTCGTGCAGGTCGCCGAGACGCTCGAACTGCGCCGGGCGGCCGCACGCCGCATCCTGTTCGACACCTTGTGGCGGCAGGCGCTGCTGGTCGCCGTCATCGCGCTGGTCGTGGTGTTCGTGGTCCAGCGCGCGACGCGGCCGGTGCGTGGCCTGTCGGCGCAGCTGCGCGACCGCCCCGAGGGCGATCTCACGCCGATCGAAGCGGCCGGGGCGCCGCGCGAGCTGGCGCCGCTGGTGGACGCCACCAATGCGGTCATGGCCCGCCTCGACCAGTTGCTCGAGCACCAGAAGCGCTTCGTGCGCGACGCGGCGCACCAGCTGCGCACGCCGCTGGCCGTGCTCAAGGCGCAGGTGCAGTCGGCGCAGCGCGGCGACGTACCGCCCGCCGAGGCCATGGCCGAGATCCACGCGACCGTGGACCGCGCCACGCTGCTGGCCAACCAGATGCTGTCGCTGGCCAAGGTCGAGCAGCTGCGGCAGCAGTCGTCGGCCGAGGTGCATGACTTCGCCGACGTCGTGCGCAGCGTGGCGGTGGACGTCTCCCCGCTGGTGGCCGAGCGCGACCTCGACTTCGAGCTGGACGCCCAGCCGGCGCCGGTGCGTGCGCACGAGTGGATGCTGGCCGAGCTCGCGCGCAACCTGCTGCACAACGCGGTGCGCCATGGGCCGCGCGGCGGCCGGCTCGCCGTGCGGCTCGTCGCCGACGGCCGCTGGTGCGCGCTGACCGTGTCCGACGAGGGACCCGGCATCAGCGCGGCTTTGCGCGAGCGGCTGTTCCAGCCGTTCGCGACGGCAGACGTGCGGTCGGGCTCAGGGCTGGGGCTGGCGATCTGCCGCGAGATCGTGGCCGCGCTCGGCGGCAGCATCGAGCTCACCAACCGCGAATCGGGTGGCCATGTCGCCGGACTCGATGCCACGGCGCGCCTGCCGCTCGCACAATAG
- a CDS encoding Bug family tripartite tricarboxylate transporter substrate binding protein, giving the protein MRRDTFLKSLGALAAIGALPLHARAAAAVKMMIPANPGGGWDTTGRALGKALQEAKVADSVTYENKGGAAGALGLAQFVNSAKGDPNALMVMGAVMLGGIITGKPPVNLSQATPIARLTSEYNVFVLPANSPFKTMADVVAQLKKDPGSVKWGGGSRGSTEHIAAAMIAQKVGVDPAKINYVAFRGGGEATAAILGGNVTVGGSGFSEFAEYIKAGKMKPIAVTSAKRLNDVPTLKEQGIDVEIGNWRGVYGGPGITDAQKKALTDMVLAALKTKSWHESLEKNDWTAAEMSGPDFAKFVDAEFASLREVMTKAGMV; this is encoded by the coding sequence ATGCGCCGAGACACCTTCCTCAAGAGCCTGGGGGCCCTCGCGGCCATCGGGGCACTGCCGCTGCACGCGCGCGCCGCGGCGGCGGTCAAGATGATGATTCCCGCGAACCCCGGCGGTGGCTGGGACACCACCGGCCGCGCGCTCGGCAAGGCGCTGCAGGAAGCCAAGGTCGCCGACAGCGTGACCTACGAGAACAAGGGCGGCGCCGCCGGCGCGCTGGGCCTGGCGCAGTTCGTGAACAGTGCCAAGGGCGACCCGAACGCGCTGATGGTGATGGGCGCGGTGATGCTGGGCGGCATCATCACCGGCAAGCCGCCGGTGAACCTGTCGCAGGCCACGCCGATCGCGCGGCTGACCAGTGAATACAACGTGTTCGTGCTGCCGGCCAACTCGCCGTTCAAGACGATGGCGGACGTCGTCGCGCAGCTGAAGAAGGATCCCGGCAGCGTGAAGTGGGGCGGCGGCTCGCGCGGCTCCACCGAGCACATCGCCGCGGCCATGATCGCGCAGAAGGTCGGCGTCGACCCGGCGAAGATCAACTACGTCGCCTTCCGCGGCGGCGGCGAGGCCACAGCGGCCATCCTGGGCGGCAACGTCACGGTCGGCGGCAGCGGCTTCTCGGAGTTCGCCGAGTACATCAAGGCCGGCAAGATGAAGCCGATCGCCGTGACCTCGGCCAAGCGCCTCAATGACGTGCCCACGCTGAAGGAGCAGGGCATCGACGTCGAGATCGGCAACTGGCGCGGCGTCTACGGCGGGCCCGGCATCACCGACGCGCAGAAGAAGGCGCTGACGGACATGGTGCTGGCCGCGCTCAAGACCAAGTCCTGGCACGAGTCGCTCGAGAAGAACGACTGGACCGCGGCCGAGATGTCCGGTCCCGACTTCGCCAAGTTCGTGGACGCCGAGTTCGCCAGCCTGCGCGAGGTCATGACCAAGGCCGGCATGGTCTGA